A stretch of DNA from Malus sylvestris chromosome 9, drMalSylv7.2, whole genome shotgun sequence:
taagttgattatatagcgagttggcaaacattgtgagtgtagaaaatatgtagtaattaatgaaagaagtttaaacacaccataatcatttatatataatgaattagtacaatattgggaggttttatttaggatattaaaaaaaaaaaaagaagtgaataaaatgatgaatttgacactttaaatttcttacgcataagcatgcgtctaggcgttgaagttccaaattatagtatatcaattaacgattgaaaatcaatacgttgaataagactaaactttaatttggatgccgattatgttttttcaagtttatataaagtaaaagaattgaattttggaagccaagagtgtgtcaattgttttataattcgtccgaatacatatatcaggttgctacttaacgtaatttgaaagtatatctagtgcaaggacttgtctttttttgttgataagcaAAGGGTTTGTAGCTTTTTTTGCTAAGCAGTAGAACATATTATATTTGTTTAATCTTTAGCATTTGATGGTTGTCCACAAATATAGGATAGAATGCCCCAAATTAGATCTGGCTATAGGATAGAATGCCCCAAATTAGATCTGGCTCTTACCTAGTTGGAGTCACAAGTTCACATGTACCAGCCCTTGCGGCAAAACGTTTTGGTTTCTGTTATTGctagagtcccacatcgcccatgcgAGGGCAGTAAGCAAGCAAACAGGCCTATAAAACCCACATTCCCAAGCTGAGAAAAGCATGCCTTGCTTGGCCTTTGGGCTATGATCAAGTGTAGTATGTGTTGAGACTTCTCagcatttttaagtatttttgggttttatctcgcgatattatcgataatatcaggATATATTGCCCAAATAATGCATTAAAATactgataatatcgtttttcgatattatcgcgataatatcgacaAAAATGTCGATATATTGACGATAATGAAGTGGTTGAGTATGAAAATATCgtcctaaaaaaaaatatattatcggcgaaatatcgccgataatatcgatatttaaaaCCTTGGTTGCAGAGACAGAGAGGGAGATAGGTGTGGGATGGCAAAGAGGGGAGGGGAAGGgagggagtaggattctcttccttctttttttcccctctccttcccttccctcctatttgaacaatcacggttaagtcacgttaacatcttatattaattttacataaaaagagaatgtgagaggaggagaaagaaggagatggaaagagaagaaaagagaatcctactccgaGGAAGAGGGAGGAGTGAGGCTGCCTAAAAAAGGAGGTAGGGTTGATTTTTTCCTCCTCAAATCAAGGGTTGGTGTCGGGATTGAGGTGTCAAAATTGCCACTAGAAGCCTAAATTAATGGGTAGATGTCTGTGACTGAGAGATTGAGAGATTGAGATGAATGGGAAAGACAGACAGAGACACACCCATTTGGCCTTCATTTCCCCTTTCCCAAACCCTAGCAGCCACAACACCAACTCGACGATCCTCCAGAACCCCAAAAATGAGCCCATCTCTGCAATAGCACCTAGGATATTTAACATTGTTTTCTTTTCCATGTAGTTTTTCTCATGTTTAACATCTGCTTTTGTTTATGCATTTGATTCAAGAGCTATTTTTATTGGTGTTAATTTTGGGTTGCATATCCACAAACTAACCCAGTTAATTTTCTTAGTGTTGATGTACAAGGAGAACTCTCATTGCATCAACTTGAACAAACATTCTTCTACTTAGTTGCTAAGCCTGTTACTTTTTATGCTCTATTTTCCTTCTCCATTTCCAGTTGAATGGATTGGTTAAAATGTTTAACTATATAACTTTCTTTTGCATGATCCTATACTATATATCTCTGTTGTTGCACTAGATTTAACCTTTGTTGCTGACTAATGTTTGATGGTGAACTATGCAATGCTTTTATTGAAGAGTTCCTGAACTGGGACATGGCATGGGCTTTGCCTGCATTATATGTCACACTTATGAGATTAGGGTTCTAGCGGTGAGGGTAAGACCAGTAATTTAGTTTTGTTTGAATAACGAGATATATGCTTTATTTCGTAATTGGTTGTTGATGTCTTGGGAAGATTGATCAAGTAAGACAATTATGCGTAGTTTTGTAGActggttttttctttattgaaCATTAGCATGTAAATATATAGTGATATGGATGAGAATATATTTTAATACATTTCACATGTTTAACACAGTTTTAAAACCCGCAGCATTACGTGGGCTCAATTTCTAGTGACAAACTATATTTGTCCTGTCTCAGGAACACATCCAAGTGAACGTTGGTTTGAAGCACAAAAGCTATGTGGCAAAGCTTCATTTGGTTTTGTGGATAAGGCAAAGTTATATTACAAGAAAAGAATGCTGGGGTTCATGAGAATACGGCAAAGTCTAGGGGCTGCACCATAATTCTAGAACCAGTGTGTAtcccagaaaaaaaataaaataaaaaaaaagaaaaaaaagaaaaggaaagcgTGATTTCGCACACACTTTTCCTTTTCTGCACCTTCCGAGTTAATATTGAACCATTAGAGGgttaattttgattgaataaaacaaaagatCATCAAGGAGAAAAAGAGTACGGAAATTATTTCTCTCGAAAAATTGGATTCAAAAGATGagccctcttttttttttttttttttttttttttttttttttttttgcaaatacAGAAGTGGACTGTTTACACATAACTTACAATACACACTCAAAGCTTGTTACATGTTTGCTGTCGATTCTCTGATCTCTTCCAAGGAGATGGTCTGCAATGCATAAGAATTATTGAGGTAagtaattaggttataaaatacCGTAACCGAAGAACACGACTACATAAGATTTCTCAAAGAATGATGCATAAATTACCTGTTCCGGTCCGGCAAAATCATTGTCAGGAGTGAGAAAGAGCATGCAGTGGCATTCCTTCCTGCCAACACCGATTTACAGTTTTCATAAGAACCAACCAGGTTTACATGTGTACACATCTCATTTTCATATAACGATCGTTTGAGTTCAAATGTTAGAGCTAAAGTGAGTTGATAAGCTTGTGACTGTCAAGCTGGATTGAGACTTGCAGCAACTATTCGTGTTTCGCTGGAAATTTCCAAGtagattttgtttcttattatatttttagCCCTTAAAAATATCTAACATAAAGCCTACTTACCTTCGATTTGAATGTCTGAGCACCAAAAATGTAATGCTGCTAAAGATTTACCAATATATCATAATCTAGCAcgggttttaagttttaacactACTTTTCTGTTAGGTATACAAatttacaaacaaatgaaaTCGAAACTGTAGAGAAAAACTATTTGATATACTAATCTTATAAAATTATGAAACGATACAAACCTCTCTCTCATGGGAACACATGGGCAGTTCCAAAAGCCTTGGCCTGCCTCGGCAGGTTTATCATCATAATGCCTGCAACACAACAAGTTCAGACTTGGAAAGTACAATATGACATGAATATGAATCAAGTTTGACACTGGTAAGGTGTTTGAGGCATAGGGCAAAGTAAGAACACCATAGACTCATGGTCAAGAAAAACTATCAAAGAACAGATGCTTACCGACAAGGGCAGAGTGGTGCGCCCAACGAATCTTTATGGTCTGCCAATCCCTGTTGAAGTTCCAGGATGAGTTTCTCTCACATATATCATCGTATAAATACAGTTTAAGCAACTGCAACGACGATAATGAAGGATCCAAATATACATAATCTCAGGATGCCATATCCATCTGTAAGCGATCTTTTTGCCCCAAATAAAATCTCTTAGAATTGTGACAAAATGATAAAGAACTACAGCAGCAAGAAACTGAACTGAAGAATTATGCATATGGGGTTCGATTGGAGGGAATAATTTAAAGGTGTTTCATATTCTATAGGATCTAGGGGGTCAGGGTACATGTTCTTTACTGTTCCAACCCACAGTGGAAGGCTGGAAGCTCATGAAGTAATCGGTTTTGAAGCCTGATTATTTTCAATATGAATCCCAATCGAAAGAATCAATGACTTCTTCATCGGAATGCTAACTAAAAGATTATTTCTCGAGTTGAGTCATTCAAGCATACAACGACAACGAAACTACTACGacagtttcattttttttaattttattagatAGACAGTTCCAATTAAGCATACAACAATACAAGTAAAATAtccaacaagtaaattaaaacaCACCTTGATAACAACAGAAGTAACTCCCTTATCGACACAGAAATATGTTCCGGACTTGCGAGCATACTGCTCAGAGAACTTCCTCATGATTTCAACAGACTTATCTGACGGCTCCGCTGCcagaaaacacataaaatttAAACTATCCATTAATGCAACATTCACGAGCTAGATTCTGACTGAAGCTGAAAAATATCAAAAAGTCACGAGCTTTGCAATCAAACAACAAAATTATGAAATCCCAAACTCTAATTGAAGCCGAAAAATGTCTAAAATCTATGCTCCCTCAAGGTTCAAGTCTGCTAATCAAgcaagtttgtttgttttttttttttttttgttaatttggcATCGCATCTAATCTAAGAACGCTCAATTGGTGCTGTAAATCTGAAGGCTCACGAATTATAAACTcaataaattaaaatacaaaaaaaatgaaaaaaaaaaaaagaagattaagaagttgaagaattgcTAACCTTTAGCTCGGATTACAGGGCGGCGCGTGGAGCGGTTGAGAGGAGAAACGAAGGACGAAATGCCGGCGGCGAACGACGGAGCTTGGAGTTGCGGAGTCATGGCCTCTGAGACTGATGAGAGAGTGGACCGCTgtgaaattaaattattttttctggGTAATAATCCGTTCGCTTATATAATTTCTGGGGGTTTTAGTTTTGGaattttggggatttatgaTTTAATTTTTGGAGGGTTTTGGTAATTGGGATTTAATAGAGTTGTGGTAGGAGGAGCCGTTGCCCGCCACACGTTGTGAATATCGGTTAAGGAAACACCCCAACCACTCGGTCCGCTCGCCGCCTCAACCAACGAATCCAATCCCCTTCCCTTCTTTTCCTTATATTATAGGCCTTGGCCCTTTTCCCTTCTCGGTTTATCGGCCCAACCCATTTATATCTGGGGGAATTTATCAATTCTGACCtcatattgctaattggttttatgatggaacctcaacttACTTTATGATATCAGAGCATGTTGTCTCATATGTGAAGCTCAATGGCCGCACGTGCTCCATTTCACccgatttgtgttgtccacatgttAAGATTGAAAATTCATCACATGTGAGGGGACGTGTTGAGAGTGAATTCTACATCGGAGAAGGAATGGACCTTGTACTTGAAGTAGTTGGACTACTCTCCATATTGGCAATTAGTTTGGTAGTACCTTTGTTGGCGGTTTGAGTAAAGTCACATTGCGAGTAGTCGTAATTAAGTTTGAACTCCTTATTCATGAAAAGTATTCAAACTTGAGGCCTCTAACATACAAGTAGAGAGAATTATTGCTAAACCAGGGCGCAAGTGGCATAAAATGCAATCTTTAATCTTCAAACAAATTGGAGTGAATAATGGTGTGAATTGAACTCAGATTTTACATCCGACTTCAGTCCTGCTGTGCCGGAAAATAAGATTTTCCGTCCACAGCCGAAAAGAAAGGTATGAACAAGTCTTAAGAGCTTGATATACATGGCTTGCATTTACCAAAGCCAATAGCCTTAGCCAATAAGTTGCCTACTTGATTTTCTAAAGTGTGAGACCGTTGTCCAATTTCATGAGTCGAGTTTCTTCTCTACTACGAGCACCAAACATGTACCAcatgaaataattcaatttgATTGAAATACATAGTCTTGTCGTTGCCCAGCTAATTGCCAAACGGGGCCAAAAGAAGTGTTGGCAGAACCAGAACCATTAGCTAGCTAGGGCAAGCAGTGGCGGAGTCAGCATGGGGTTATTGGTTGTTCTTGACCCCAATAACTTTAAAAACCCCATATGTATTTGtttgtatattgtatttgaTTCCCATAAACAGTTAtgacaaactaaattacaatttCCTCTTCCTACTTCTTCTATTTTATTCTATCACATTTGTCTTCCCTTTATCTCTTCTTGTATGAAATACTTTAGTTGAAAAGGTTTGACAGTCTTCAACAACAGTGTCCTACATCTACCCTCAACAAGCCTCTACTAGTAATTGTAGTTGTCGACATATGTTGGCATAAACTTTCGGCATATGTTTACAGAAATTGGCAGGTGTCTACTAGGTGCTCAATGAAATGCCCAATGAAGCTTTTTGGTTGATATTATGATctcattatttaaaaaatttggctacGCCACTAAGGGCAAGGCATAATTTCATTGAGAAATTCTTGAGTGAAGCAAACCCTATACAGTACTTTCTCCATTTCATCTGTAttctatattaattatatatgtaATCTCGATATCTCTGTTAATCTACACTGTCAAACAAAGGTAGAAAAAAGATCACCATGaccagctctctctctctctctcttacagtACTTTCTCCATTTCATCTGTAttctatattaattatatatgtaATCTCGATATCTCTGTTAATCTGCACTGTCAAACAAAGTGGAAAAAAGATCACCATGACCaactctgtctctgtctctgtctctctctctctctctctctctctctctcttcccaaaCTAGCTAATATAAGCACTTCAAGAGAGCATAATATACACAAGAAGGGTAGGAGCACAACATTTTGAAGTTTCACATGCATACACAAGAAGGGTAGGAGCACAACATTTTGAAGTTTCACACGTGGGAATATGGAGAATAACTCAATCTTTTATAAATCCTTACATGGATTAATCTTTCACTGGTGTCGGATTTTGTCTTCGTATTCTCACACGCCCCTTATGTGAAACTTTGTCTTCACAATCTCATACACTCCATTTTCAAGTCTAACACGTAAACAACACAAACATGGTGATATAGAGGCCATACTTTAAGATTCACATGTGAGacaacatgctctgataccatgaagaaagttgaaattccaccataaaaccaaataaaaataaggaaaactaatgaaaatggtttgaaaactttgagtattaacgataaggacaaaataaaaggtaaagtgaatagtaccatgattgactttttagagtaaaaatgtgatttttcgttaaaatgaacaataccgcggatttttcgttaaaactcgcATAAAAATATGGAGAATAATTCAATTTCTTATAAGGTAAAATTTATCCCTCACCGATGTGAGACTTTATCCTCACACTTTATCCTCACATTCTCTCACAAGTACATCACCCATATCTGACAAAATGTACACAGCATTCATATAATTTGGGTAAAAGAACAAGATTTTCTTACTTCGCAACCTGGACAGATCGATGAGATTCCCAGCTTAAAGTGCATGTTGTTTTATATGTTCATGTAAAAATCaagtgcacacttaatttcaGCAATACTTAGGGATTAATTTTAGatgaaaattattattttccAAAACCAGTACATGTTATAGGCTaaatacaaataattttttcCACCAGAAAAAATTATACAATGACTTCCATTCCATCATGAATTTTGAAACATAGATAAATTGATCCACATATAATTAATAGTTCTGATCATTGCAACAGGataatcgagagagagagagagagaggagtttCTTACTTAAACAGTAACTTGAGTCTTGATAACTAACAGACAAGACCAGGAACGGAAAACCCTCTATCTTTAAAGCTAAAACACATGATCTAAAGTTGTTCACACAAATAAAGTATGTAAAGAAACAGGTTGCAAGAACATGAAAATTTGAGATTTGCTTGCTTTGATACAACACACTAGCAATAGcaaatcgtcgtcgtcggacCACGATGCTTGATTCCCCAAAAGCAACAAAGACTTGGACAGAATCTTTGAAATATATcaaggagaggagagagagactcATCATACTCTTTCACTTTCTCTCACCAAGGAGTGAGAAAGGTAGTAGCTATAGCTGAGCTGAGCTAGGGTTTCAGCTGGCCGCTCGAAATCATGATGAGaaagttttcttttctctttgggtcgtcgcttcttcttcttcttcttttttgttggtGATAATATTAAGGACAATGATGATGCTGCTTTTGTGGTGGGGTGGTTGAAGGAGGTGATGAAGTTGCAGGAGGGGATGGTGTGGTAGCAATGATGGCGATAAAGAAGGTAAGGAGAGGACATCATGATTGCTGTTTGGCTTCTGGCCTTGAAAGAAAGGCAAAGAAAATGTCTAGGTTTTttgtgcctctctctctctctcatctgacACATATGCTTAGAGGGTAGAGAGAGATTGTGTGTGAGTGATGATGACATCCATTGATCAGGCCAAACCCTAGCTACTTTTCATCTGAACTCAAGGCGGGTACGTGTCAACGAAAATCCTCATTTTCATCTCTTTATTTTAAAGCCACTATATGCATTATTGAACTATTTGATaacccttttaatttttaatatttttaaaaaacttaaaactaaaaattttgtttaaaattaatttcagtttaattaataaataaataaaaattaaaagacaaattctaaaaactaaaaaggatagtttgtaatttttttgtttttagtttcttttttaaattaaatataattaacgAATCATATGACTAGTATAATatctaatctaataaaatctatcgtttaacaaaaaataaaacattttaatttttcaataaaataaaactgaaattaaaaacaaaataattattaaaaaagagAGTTTGTATTGTTTTCTTTGGTACAATGGATGGTTTCTCAGCCAACTTTGTAAGTGTCGTCTCACCTAGCCGGAGTCTAGCAGATTAGACGGATGCTTATGCAAGTTTAAgtgttatttcttaatttttaaatactaATTAATTCAGGCAACAATTAGTCACCTAATGCCTATGAGCTGCTAAACGAAGATTTTTATAACAGTGTCTAGAAGTTATATTAGGCTATCCAAATGTTAAaatgcaaaagttgattcaggTTTTTAAACCATAAAAACTAATATTGATTAATTATTGAACTTAGGAGTTAGGGCGGGTGGAACATTTGGAGCCACATATCTTTGACTTTGACTGGCTTGATAATGCCAGGTTACCCGTCATTACTTAAAGCTTAAAACATCCAAACACATCCGTAATCCACTTTCACAGACCTTAACATTATcaataatgttattcatactatGTTTTTATACTATATTTTTATATCATTTTAGATGACATCTGATGTGgatagccacatcatttgaaaaatttacaaaatccaaggaaataaagaagaaagacgtatactacaattattatttaattaactagtttttcttaattattattttattaaataatgaattaaatttaaaattttgattaattcaaatgatatgACTATCTATATCAAATGTCATCTAAAATGATATGAACTAAACATTATTTTTTCGATATCGACAGAGAAACAAAACGCATGCTTCTAGGCAATGGCTGGTGGGGCCTGTAGTGTCAGGACATTCTCCAAATAAAGCATCGTGGGTTCCACTTCCACACAagtggaaaaaggaaaaagacttAAATGTGCGAAAGATTTATATGAGACGAGTAACATCTCGAGGTAACGACGGAATATCAAAAAATTTTAACTTTCAATACGACAACTTAGGTTGGAAACACTGTCGCATTAACATCCTGTTTTAGGAAAGAGATCATCTTCGGATCTCTTTCACCAAAGTTATCAAGTTCATTTATccgaatttttaaaatttaatctaacggttaaaattattataaatttttaaggGACCTTTATTTGTagccgttaaatcaaattttaaatttccgaATGAGTGAACTTAGTGACTTTGGTAGGAAAGATCCGAAGAGAATCTCTTTCGCATGCTTTATGCATGTTCTcaaaatgaggagttttggTTGGACAATACCTAAAGGGAAAATGTCGGTTTTTCTCATTCCTTAAAACGACTTTACCATTACATGACGTTCTGATCAACTCATGTTATTGTTTCTGAACCTCAACTCAACCAGCTCTCAGGACTTGCAGCGTAAAACTTCGGCCACTGGATGTAATGTGTCGACGGAGTGCGTGCATTTCTTCTTGCAGCAATAAATCAATCTATGTACAGAGGTTGTTCACCATTCCAGAGTCATCATCTCAATTCCTGGAATTTGAGATACCAAACCTCACACTCGTCGATGATCATGGGCTTCAGTGACTTCTATGTACACAGTGAGTGCACGTGCACGTGCACGCATACTACCATAGGCAATGATCAAGGGATAGATGATACCAATGGTACCTTTTGGCAGAAGCTAAGATTCCAACCTAAGAAGCTGCATCTTTGTCTTCACGAAACTTGAATCCGCACTCAAGTCTTATTGCCGCCAGGAGTTCGGGAGACAC
This window harbors:
- the LOC126583599 gene encoding ferredoxin-thioredoxin reductase catalytic chain, chloroplastic-like; its protein translation is MTPQLQAPSFAAGISSFVSPLNRSTRRPVIRAKAEPSDKSVEIMRKFSEQYARKSGTYFCVDKGVTSVVIKGLADHKDSLGAPLCPCRHYDDKPAEAGQGFWNCPCVPMRERKECHCMLFLTPDNDFAGPEQTISLEEIRESTANM